The Bombus huntii isolate Logan2020A chromosome 6, iyBomHunt1.1, whole genome shotgun sequence genome window below encodes:
- the LOC126866693 gene encoding putative ATP-dependent RNA helicase Pl10, with product MSNAANQNGSGLEQQLAGLDLQGSRQPSGGRYVAPHLRNKSGSNAPSGGDHHFSSNSRPYSDRDRGRDRDRERERDRDRDRGRGGSAYRDTRSRDVDFGNFGNFGGRNRRSANQENGRDYRYANSDRERDRQINSGNDRWQDQPRNDRWQESRNDHRMGGRWKDDREGGRTNSEIDWTIPTSRDERLEVELFGSGNTGINFSKYEDIPVEATGDNIPPHITSFDEVKLTEIIKNSITLAGYDKPTPVQKYAIPIIIGRRDVMACAQTGSGKTAAFLVPILNQIYESGPRAPPANTSGKRKHFPLGLVLAPTRELATQIYDEARKFAYRSRMRPAVVYGGSNIVDQMRELDRGCHLLVATPGRLVDMLGRGKIGLHNCRYLVLDEADRMLDMGFEPQIRRIVQEDTMPPTGERQTLMFSATFPKEIQMLARDFLSNYIFLAVGRVGSTSENITQKIVWVEEHDKRSYLLDLLQAGNYSDSSAESLTLVFVETKKGADMLEEYLHHMGYPVTSIHGDRTQREREEALRRFRAGKAPILVATAVAARGLDIPHVKHVINFDLPGDVEEYVHRIGRTGRMGNLGLATSFFNSKNINLVRDLVSLLIEANQELPPWLDDMFSEARYSGGGSRRAGSTKGRFSGGFGARDYRQTPSSGSARNNGSSNRPGSYGGSYGNYGGNYNSPYNSSANNVSGNDPDWWDK from the exons ATGAGTAATGCAGCCAACCAGAATGGATCAGGTCTAGAGCAGCAG TTAGCTGGTCTGGACTTGCAGGGCTCCCGCCAACCAAGTGGGGGTCGCTACGTAGCACCGCATTTGCGAAATAAGTCTGGAA GCAACGCGCCTTCTGGCGGTGATCACCATTTTTCTTCCAACTCAAGACCATATTCCGATAGAGATAGAGGAAGAGATCGCGATCGTGAAAGGGAAAGGGATAGAGATCGTGATAGGGGAAGAGGTGGTTCAGCCTACAGAGATACACGCTCTCGTGATGTCGACTTTGGAAATTTCGGGAATTTTGGTGGGCGCAACAGACGTAGTGCCAATCAAGAAAATGGAAGAGATTATAGATATGCCAATTCTGACCGAGAGCGAGATCGTCAAATTAATTCTGGAAATGACCGTTGGCAGGATCAACCTAGAAACGATCGCTGGCAAGAGAGCAGAAACGATCACAGAATGGGTGGTAGATGGAAGGACGATAGAGAGGGAGGTAGAACAAACTCTGAAATCGACTGGACAATTCCCACTTCAAGAGACGAGCGATTGGAGGTGGAGCTGTTTGGTAGTGGCAATACTGGCATTAACTTTAGTAAATATGAGGATATCCCAGTTGAGGCTACTGGGGATAACATACCTCCACATATCACATCT TTTGACGAAGTTAAGCTGACGGAGATAATAAAGAATAGCATTACTTTGGCTGGTTATGATAAACCCACGCCAGTACAGAAATATGCGATACCGATTATTATCGGGCGCCGTGATGTTATGGCCTGTGCCCAAACGGGGTCTGGTAAAACAGCGGCCTTTTTAGTGCCAATATTAAATCAGATTTATGAAAGCGGGCCACGTGCACCTCCAGCCAACACTTCTGGAAAGCGTAAACATTTCCCTCTTGGTCTGGTACTAGCACCTACTAGAGAGCTTGCTACGCAAATATATGACGAGGCGCGGAAATTCGCATATAGATCACGTATGCGTCCTGCTGTTGTTTATGGTGGTTCGAACATTGTAGATCAAATGCGAGAATTAGATCGCGGTTGTCATCTTCTTGTTGCAACACCTGGTCGCCTTGTAGATATGTTAGGGCGAGGTAAAATTGGGTTGCATAATTGTCG ATATTTAGTATTGGACGAAGCAGACCGTATGTTGGATATGGGTTTCGAGCCACAAATAAGACGTATAGTCCAGGAGGACACAATGCCTCCTACTGGGGAAAGGCAGACACTTATGTTTTCAGCTACGTTtccgaaagaaattcaaatGTTAGCAAGAGACTTCCTCAGTAACTATATCTTTTTAGCTGTAGGCCGTGTTGGTTCTACATCTGAAAATATTACTCAGAAAATTGTATGGGTGGAAGAACATGATAAGCGTTCTTATTTGCTTGACCTTCTTCAAGCTGGCAACTACTCAGATTCTT cTGCTGAGTCATTGACTCTAGTATTTGTGGAAACAAAGAAAGGTGCAGATATGTTGGAAGAATATTTACATCATATGGGATATCCGGTGACTAGCATTCACGGTGATCGAACACAACGTGAACGAGAAGAAGCTTTGCGTCGCTTCCGAGCTGGTAAAGCGCCGATACTTGTTGCTACCGCCGTTGCTGCCCGTGGGCTTGATATTCCACACGTGAAGCACGTAATCAACTTCGATTTACCGGGAGATGTTGAAGAATACGTTCATCGAATTGGCCGTACTGGTCGTATGGGAAATTTAG GTTTAGCAACGTCATTCTTCAACAGCAAGAATATTAACTTGGTGCGCGATTTGGTATCTCTTCTGATTGAAGCTAATCAGGAACTTCCTCCTTGGTTAGACGATATGTTCTCTGAAGCGAGATATTCTGGAGGTGGATCTCGTCGGGCTGGGAGTACCAAAGGCCGATTTAGCGGTGGGTTTGGTGCTAGAGATTATCGTCAAACACCAAGTTCCGGATCTGCCCGTAATAATGGTTCCTCCAATAGGCCTGGCAGTTACGGAG GAAGTTATGGCAATTACGGAGGTAACTATAACAGCCCGTATAATAGTTCTGCTAACAATGTCAGCGGTAATGATCCTGATTGGTGGGACAAGTAA
- the LOC126866702 gene encoding 60S ribosomal protein L8, whose translation MGRVIRAQRKGAGSVFRSHTKRRKGAPKLRSLDFSERHGYIKGVVKDIIHDPGRGAPLAVVHFRDPYKFKTRKELFIAPEGMYTGQFLYCGKKANLQIGNVMPVGQMPEGTIICNLEEKTGDRGRLARASGNYATVIAHNPDTKKTRVKLPSGAKKVIPSNNRAMVGIVAGGGRIDKPILKAGRAYHKYKAKRNCWPKVRGVAMNPVEHPHGGGNHQHIGKASTVKRGTSAGRKIGLIAARRTGRIRGGKTDTKKDD comes from the exons ATGGGTCGAGTGATTCGTGCTCAGCGTAAAGGAGCTGGATCTGTTTTCAGATCCCATACAAAAAGGAGAAAGGGAGCACCAAAACTTCGCTCCTTGGATTTCTCCGAGAGGCATGGTTACATCAAAGGTGTTGTGAAG GATATCATTCATGACCCTGGTCGTGGTGCACCATTAGCTGTTGTTCATTTCAGAGATCCGTACAAGTTCAAAACCCgtaaagaattatttattgctCCCGAAGGAATGTATACTGGACAATTTTTGTATTGCGGGAAAAAAG CGAATCTCCAAATTGGAAATGTGATGCCTGTTGGTCAAATGCCTGAAGGTACCATTATTTGTAATTTGGAGGAAAAAACTGGCGACAGAGGTCGATTGGCGAGGGCTTCGGGAAATTATGCTACAGTCATAGCTCATAATCCCGATACAAAGAAAACCAGAGTGAAATTACCATCTGGCGCTAAAAAGGTTATACCATCCAACAATAGAGCAATGGTTGGTATTGTTGCTGGTGGTGGACGTATTGATAAACCAATCCTTAAAGCTGGTCGAGCGTATCATAAATACAAGGCGAAGAGAAATTGCTGGCCTAAG GTTCGTGGTGTTGCTATGAACCCAGTTGAGCATCCTCATGGTGGTGGTAACCATCAACATATTGGTAAAGCATCCACAGTTAAACGTGGAACTAGCGCTGGTCGTAAGATCGGTCTTATTGCTGCTCGTCGTACAGGAAGAATTCGTGGTGGAAAGACCGACACTAAGAAAGACgattag
- the LOC126866692 gene encoding proline-, glutamic acid- and leucine-rich protein 1-like, with the protein MATIMELINFFDHESKEYEEFLQHLICFNGDIPFDVEEVEKVQNVIVSTVNTYLNQSQSRCKGLLILDTILPQCSKDILLKYCILWMSKATQVLDSIHSTPQELSISCKVLGQLIIRSKDIPEIQKQVSMQNVKQLINVISNLSTEKKCGPVYYLIAVLLHRYPEVCERSQVTIKKIILLQVDSTQENLVCASAKCYALLAKATERSFKPPPSKPNYTGWIYNQALICNSLHVIMDELFSNLTELENVNIWDKLELPNISEENIIQFYFTQKQRFSNLCSYLSFMLCGVDDKNSVLPHEILKVLCRGLAIQPSNIKNQNSVKEQILYLILPKLHIALFNVLNSLINGFKEQLVSYGSTILELLLQTLQWTENALENQITINRNKPFRNVRISVYKCLNSWLMNTNSLSGIETVADEYLSSILKDIVPEKDRVLLTIQKTQNLSKRALKRLRDSQYEKGIHLSNGIASNKEHYLDTDVCKVALDVLQNVFFNSGTLLKQTFFKTVQNIVIPLLYDCYLSTTEQKFYKEHAHCRLLLFRVLRALQMNPHSLTPLPTQYSLEIFEMALNDNNLDIIQEAKVALAELEKITHPHAPPIQLTQVETIQKEFVTDEQIVQGHSTMENVLSPFVETIADEGVEPSPNKKLKVTNSHHNEIVEPGTENTTEDKLHITQTNKDIVKEQDNTIKEQITVTIQNKDIIESEQAAQISDESVNETASMTVVFSDTEIPRSMSSLNVIKQTDGICIENTNTTGDIKRSSENISRISEVNKEHFAQEKEEEEMLQLFQDVPKNDS; encoded by the exons atggCAACAATAatggaattaattaatttttttgatCATGAATCAAAAGAATATGAAGAATTCTTGCAACACTTAATATGTTTTAACGGAGATATACCATTTGATGTAGAAGag GTTGAAAAAGTACAGAATGTCATTGTATCGACTGTAAATACCTATTTAAATCAATCACAATCTCGATGTAAAGGTTTATTAATTTTGGACACGATCTTACCACAATGCTcgaaagatattcttttaaaatattgcaTACTATGGATGTCAAAAGCTACCCAAGTATTAGATAGTATCCATAGTACGCCACAGGAGTTATCCATTTCTTGTAAAGTTCTTGGACAACTGATTATCAGATCGAAAGATATTCCTGAGATACAAAAACAAGTATCTATGCAAAATGTAAAGCAGCTTATCAATGTAATTAGTAACCTGAGTACAGAAAAGAAATGTGGTCcggtatattatttaattgctGTATTATTACATCGATATCCAGAAGTTTGTGAACGTTCTCAG gtgactataaaaaaaattatactaCTACAAGTTGATTCTACGCAAGAAAATCTGGTTTGCGCCAGTGCAAAATGCTATGCCCTTCTGGCAAAAGCAACAGAGCGTTCGTTTAAACCTCCACCTTCGAAACCAAATTATACTGGATGGATATATAACCAAGCGCTTATTTGCAATAGCTTACATGTAATAATGGATgaattattttcaaacttgACAGAATTAGAAAATGTGAACATATGGGATAAATTAGAATTACCTAATATATCTGAAGAGAATATCATTCAATTCTATTTTACACAGAAACAAAGATTTTCGAACTTGTGTtcttatttatcatttatgtTATG CGGAGTTGATGACAAAAATTCAGTATTACCGCATGAGATCTTGAAGGTTTTATGTAGAGGATTAGCGATACAACCGTCAAAcataaaaaatcaaaattctgTCAAAGAACAGattttatatcttattttaCCGAAACTACATATTGCTTTATTCAATGTTTTGAATTCACTAATAAATGg ATTTAAAGAACAGTTAGTATCGTATGGATCGACGATATTGGAACTGCTTCTTCAAACATTGCAATGGACAGAGAATGCTTTAGAAAACCAGATAACGATTAATAGAAACAAACCATTTAGAAATGTAAGGATATCTGTTTATAAATGTCTTAACTCTTGGTTAATGAATACTAACTCATTATCTGGTATAGAGACAGTTGCGGATGAATATCTTTCTTCTATATTAAAAGATATTGTACCAGAAAAAGATCGTGTTTTATTGACT ATTCAAAAAAcacaaaatttatcaaaaagaGCATTGAAGCGTCTCCGAGATAGTCAATATGAGAAGGGTATACATTTGAGTAATGGAATTGCTTCTAATAAAGAGCATTATCTGGATACGGATGTATGTAAAGTGGCTCTTGATGTATTGcaaaatgtatttttcaatAGCGGAACTCTTTTAaaacaaacattttttaag actgtacaaaatattgtaatacctTTGCTGTATGACTGTTATTTGAGCACAActgaacaaaaattttataaagaaCATGCTCACTGTCGTTTGTTACTATTTAGAGTATTGAGAGCTCTGCAAATGAATCCACATTCCTTAACGCCTTTACCTACGCAATACTCTCTAGAGATATTTGAAATGGCTTTGAATGATAATAATTTAGATATTATTCAAGAAGCCAAAGTGGCATTGGCCGAACTTGAAAAAATCACGCATCCTCATGCTCCACCTATTCAACTAACTCAAGTAGA aaCAATACAAAAGGAATTTGTCACCGATGAACAAATTGTACAAGGACACAGCACAATGGAAAACGTACTTTCACCTTTTGTTGAAACTATCGCAGACGAAGGTGTAGAACCATCgccaaataaaaaattaaaagttacaaattcACATCATAATGAAATTGTTGAACCTGGGACAGAAAATACTACTGAAGATAAACTGCATATTACACAAACAAACAAAGATATTGTAAAAGAACAAGATAACACGATAAAAGAACAAATAACAGTTACAATACAGAATAAAGATATTATAGAAAGTGAACAAGCTGCACAAATTTCTGACGAATCAGTAAATGAAACTGCTTCAATGACAGTCGTGTTTAGCGATACAGAAATACCGAGATCAATGTCATCATTGAACGTTATTAAACAAACTGACGGTATTTGTATTGAAAATACGAATACAACAGGAGATATTAAGCGTAGCTCGGAAAATATTTCTAGAATATCTGAAGTAAATAAAGAGCATTTTGCacaagaaaaagaggaagaagaaatgCTGCAATTGTTCCAGGATGTACCAAAGAATGACAGTTAA